Proteins encoded together in one Candidatus Cloacimonadota bacterium window:
- a CDS encoding TlpA family protein disulfide reductase has product MRRYLVLLLLLAAAALAATPLGKEFEEALRPTQNADQAMEVITTYRDRLTDLEDLRQLQNYWMQIDPDGCRDWFGQQYSAHPESPEFEYLWLRGDADPGAQLLGGRALIAREPSFYWGYRLFSNTYSQLLQAAPDSIRADIIANLVADRDILLQGLKRWPQDDYLHLALFHHYASQGENEQAEAQLLNLHEPAAIEANFRHVIEFIGSSGSVRPFEVLYPRLISRLIAKGEISAADSLDYYQLSYLEALKTARDWPKMRSFLELNPGLQTDDRTLETRLLMYLGLEQPETALNLLEGALAAGVITYPEALDNPDYAPLAELPRYPEVMALASANWEKAKAERKAKIISEKTSRPAPLWELPDPDGKLNRLEDLRGKIVILDFWALWCSPCLKTLPKLDSWMERNPSDDVVLISINVWESPSEIPNVIEYFSKNSYGMKLLLGDNELPRAYGFSGIPWLCAIDKQGNIAFTQSGFSPILDEIISVWVEELRR; this is encoded by the coding sequence ATGAGAAGATACCTCGTCCTGTTGCTCCTGCTGGCAGCCGCTGCTTTGGCCGCCACACCGCTGGGCAAGGAGTTTGAAGAAGCCCTGCGGCCCACCCAAAACGCGGACCAGGCCATGGAGGTGATCACTACATACCGCGACCGCCTCACCGATCTGGAAGACCTGCGCCAGCTTCAGAACTACTGGATGCAGATCGACCCCGATGGCTGCCGCGACTGGTTTGGCCAGCAATACAGCGCCCATCCGGAAAGCCCTGAATTCGAATACCTCTGGCTGCGCGGAGATGCCGATCCCGGCGCCCAACTGCTTGGGGGACGGGCCCTTATCGCCCGCGAACCCTCATTCTACTGGGGTTACCGCCTTTTCAGCAACACCTATTCCCAGCTTCTCCAGGCCGCGCCTGATTCAATCCGTGCGGACATAATTGCCAACCTCGTTGCCGACCGCGACATCCTCCTCCAGGGCTTGAAAAGATGGCCCCAGGACGACTATCTCCACCTCGCCCTCTTTCATCATTACGCCTCCCAGGGCGAAAACGAACAGGCCGAAGCACAGCTCCTCAACCTCCATGAACCCGCCGCCATCGAAGCCAATTTCCGCCACGTGATCGAATTCATCGGTTCCTCCGGCAGCGTCCGTCCCTTTGAGGTCCTCTATCCGCGCCTCATTTCCCGCCTCATCGCCAAAGGTGAGATTTCCGCCGCCGACAGTCTTGACTACTACCAGCTATCCTATCTGGAAGCCCTCAAAACCGCCAGGGACTGGCCCAAAATGCGCTCTTTCCTGGAACTCAACCCCGGGCTCCAGACGGATGACAGGACGCTGGAAACGCGCCTGCTGATGTATCTGGGGCTGGAACAGCCGGAAACAGCGCTCAACCTTCTGGAAGGTGCCCTCGCCGCCGGCGTCATCACCTATCCGGAGGCTCTGGACAACCCGGATTACGCTCCACTGGCTGAATTGCCCCGCTATCCGGAGGTGATGGCCCTCGCCTCCGCCAATTGGGAGAAGGCCAAGGCCGAGCGCAAGGCCAAAATTATCTCGGAAAAGACATCCCGCCCCGCCCCACTATGGGAATTGCCCGATCCCGACGGCAAGCTGAACCGCCTCGAAGACCTCCGCGGCAAAATCGTCATCCTAGATTTCTGGGCTCTCTGGTGCTCACCCTGCCTTAAAACCCTGCCCAAGCTCGATTCCTGGATGGAACGGAACCCCTCCGACGACGTTGTGCTGATTTCCATCAACGTTTGGGAAAGCCCCTCCGAAATACCCAACGTGATTGAATATTTCAGCAAGAACAGCTATGGCATGAAGCTCCTCCTGGGCGACAACGAACTACCCCGGGCTTATGGCTTTTCGGGCATCCCCTGG
- a CDS encoding TlpA family protein disulfide reductase yields the protein MPEFKLPNESGKSVNLTELLGRGPVIVDFWADYCQPCKQAMPALDALAQKYDSLTVVLISIDAPKAQAKAKNYLKGKNFKFVSLFDPDQTLAKKLNVAEPPHTFILDKAGEIVLEHKGFVAGDEKEYELKVRSLLGFEEEIGHECDCAEPCENCDHKEKTEAAPDQKPAPEKAHKSPCGNCH from the coding sequence ATGCCGGAATTCAAGCTGCCCAACGAGAGCGGCAAAAGCGTGAACCTCACCGAACTGCTGGGCCGTGGCCCCGTCATCGTGGATTTCTGGGCGGATTACTGCCAGCCCTGCAAACAGGCGATGCCTGCCCTGGACGCCCTCGCCCAGAAATATGACAGCCTCACCGTGGTGCTCATTTCCATCGACGCCCCCAAAGCCCAGGCCAAAGCCAAAAACTACCTCAAGGGCAAGAACTTCAAGTTCGTCTCCCTCTTCGACCCTGACCAGACCCTGGCCAAAAAGCTCAATGTAGCCGAACCGCCCCACACCTTCATCCTGGACAAGGCCGGCGAAATAGTGTTGGAACACAAGGGCTTCGTGGCTGGCGACGAAAAGGAATATGAGCTCAAGGTCCGCTCCCTGCTGGGCTTTGAAGAGGAGATCGGACACGAATGCGATTGCGCGGAACCTTGCGAAAACTGCGACCATAAAGAAAAAACAGAAGCCGCTCCCGACCAGAAGCCGGCCCCCGAAAAAGCCCATAAAAGTCCATGCGGAAACTGCCACTGA
- a CDS encoding T9SS type A sorting domain-containing protein translates to MKKTIFIPLLLLLAALLAADPNYYPLTTIAESCVTENSPDCVSALANLANVLSATHRGEFIATRLYDTGNLSSPSVADRVDHYGIIQWPTIIMNGTHTLIGVHPEAVYAQAVAAKCFQPSPLKLQITSFTPASGAVSVSARLLDHDVNITGQTLMLMLVEDNVGSETNVVRQIKYQTVNIPGSGDPVIFTDSFSIDPAWNSANLWAVAAVHMNDHVILQSASTLPLPQYNIRAAMPWNPAELVTPANSSLISEPLWVFNTGSSDNMQMQLVADDAPDDWYFNYCDEEGNCYPGSGLMPLELAAGESKAFHLNLWVGSPGVGSFHFEITSANLGTFSIPFVCQAGTEVADEVLQPSLSPAGNSPNPFRGGTSFTLNAEKSGSASIQIFDAKGRLVAETPAQNLVPGSNRIEWQAPSELPSGIYLYRLKESSAPPRRMLLIK, encoded by the coding sequence ATGAAAAAAACGATATTTATCCCGCTTCTGCTCCTCCTGGCTGCCCTCCTGGCCGCCGATCCAAACTACTATCCGCTCACCACCATCGCGGAATCCTGTGTGACCGAGAACAGCCCTGACTGCGTCAGCGCCCTGGCCAACCTGGCCAACGTGCTTTCCGCCACCCACCGGGGCGAATTCATCGCCACCCGGCTCTATGATACGGGAAACCTCAGCAGCCCCAGCGTGGCTGACCGCGTCGATCACTACGGAATCATCCAGTGGCCGACCATCATTATGAACGGCACACACACCCTGATTGGCGTCCATCCGGAAGCCGTCTATGCCCAAGCCGTTGCCGCCAAATGCTTTCAGCCCTCTCCGCTGAAACTCCAGATCACTTCCTTCACTCCCGCCAGCGGCGCCGTCTCGGTTTCCGCCAGGCTGCTGGACCACGATGTGAACATAACCGGCCAAACCCTCATGCTGATGCTGGTTGAGGACAATGTGGGTTCCGAAACCAACGTCGTCCGCCAGATTAAATACCAGACTGTCAACATTCCGGGCTCAGGCGATCCGGTGATCTTCACGGACAGCTTTTCCATCGACCCCGCCTGGAACAGTGCCAACCTCTGGGCAGTCGCGGCGGTGCATATGAATGACCATGTGATCCTTCAGAGCGCCTCTACCCTGCCTCTGCCCCAATACAATATCCGTGCCGCCATGCCCTGGAACCCTGCCGAGCTGGTGACGCCTGCCAATTCGTCGTTGATCTCGGAACCTTTGTGGGTCTTCAACACCGGCAGTTCCGACAATATGCAGATGCAGCTGGTTGCGGATGACGCTCCTGACGATTGGTATTTCAACTACTGCGACGAAGAGGGCAACTGCTATCCTGGCAGCGGTTTGATGCCTCTGGAACTGGCCGCCGGCGAAAGCAAGGCCTTCCATCTCAATCTTTGGGTCGGTTCACCAGGCGTGGGCAGCTTCCATTTTGAGATAACTTCCGCCAACCTCGGTACCTTCAGCATCCCCTTCGTCTGCCAGGCCGGAACGGAAGTGGCGGACGAGGTGCTCCAACCCTCGCTCAGCCCGGCCGGCAACAGCCCCAATCCCTTCCGGGGCGGCACGTCTTTCACGCTTAACGCGGAGAAATCAGGCTCGGCCAGCATCCAGATTTTCGATGCCAAAGGGCGCCTCGTAGCAGAAACACCTGCCCAGAACCTCGTCCCCGGCTCCAACCGGATCGAATGGCAGGCTCCTTCCGAACTGCCTTCCGGGATATATCTTTATCGCCTCAAAGAGTCCTCCGCGCCTCCGCGCCGGATGCTGCTGATCAAATAA